The Paenibacillus sp. FSL W8-0426 region TAACACGTCGGCATCCTCGATGGCGGCGTTCAGGCCAAAAGCACCCGTAGGCGTCATGGTGTGTGCCGCATCGCCGAGCAGCACAATATTGCCATGCGTCCACGACTCGCAGTAACTGCTTTCCACGGATAATAATACAAAATCGCTCCATGACCGGATATGGGCGGCCACGGAATCCGAAAGGCACGGAAACGCGGCGACCAGTTGCCGGATGAACGGCTCAAAATGCTGCTGCCGCAGTTTCGGATAAGAGCCTTGCGGAATATTCCAGCCAATCTGCACGTAACCGCCGAACTGGGAGAAAAGAGCGAGCTGCTCGCCGTCCATGCTGGCCAGGCGCACAGCCGGTTCCCATGCCGCCGGAGCGGGGATTCGCGCCCATAACAGATCATACCCGTGCTTGCGGACGTCCGGAACCAAACCCGCATGCCTGCGGACGGCCGAATAACGCCCGTCTGCGCCCACGATGACCGAAGCCCGGATGGAGGCGGGCGATCCGTCTTGCCGTACGTGAATCCCGATCACGTTATCCTGCTCGTCTTTCAGCAGACCGGTCATGATCGTATTGAACAATACATGTTCCCGGTTGCCTGGAAGCCGGCCGGACTCGGCAACGATGACGTCGAGCAGATGATGCTGAGGCACATGAATGCCTACATGGGACTCGTGTTCACCTGGATAGACGGTGTGCAGGATGCTCCCGTTTTCCCAGTATTCTATTTTTGCGAGCGGAAGCGTGCCGCTCTGGGCAACGAGAGAATACAGCCCGTATTTGTTCAGGACAGCCTCGCCGTCCTGGTTAAGCACTTCGCCGCGAAATGACTTATGCAGGTTCGCCTGCCGTTCGACCAATGCCGTGGATATTCCTTTTCGGTTCAAAAGATGAGAGAGCAGCGTTCCGGCAGGACCGGCTCCCACGATGCACACATCAACGTGTAACGGAGTATTATTGTTCATGTCTGTAAGTTCCCTTGCATTAAAGTAGCTTGCCATCAGTATATACAATTACTTAATGATAACAAATTTACAAAAATCATTAAGTAACTAAAAGTAACTTAAACGTATATGTTATTATAAACAAATCTTTTGAACGATTGCAACTGCCATTTCATTTTTTTGGCGAAGCCGTAAGGGTAAATTGCTCAAACCGTTTTCGTTAAATATGTTACAATAAAAGACAGGTTATGATTTTAGTCGGGAGGAAAAGGTATGCGCCCAGAACCGGAGCAAAGCTCGCAATTGGCAAATGTGGATCAATTGATTGAAGCTTTTTTCAGATATAAAAACAAAGTGTTGGAGCAAAAACAGAAAACGGACACGAATTGCAAACTGAACCCAACCAAGAGTCACATTCTTGGCATGATTTTGCGCGAAGGCCGCTGCATGGCTGTCGACGTGGCCAGGCAGCTCAGCCTCTCTTCAGGGGCAACGACGATTGTGCTGAACCAGTTGGAGAGCGAAGGCATGATTCGGCGCGTACGCAGCGAGGAAGACCGCAGAATCGTCTGGCTTTCCCTTACGGAAGAAGGAGAACAGCTTGCGCAGGCATTAAATGCAAATCGCGGACGCATGACGTGGGAGCTTTTGCAGGCGCTTACGGAAGAGGAGCAGCAGCAAATGCTGGGTATGCTGAAGAAGATTGAACTGAAGCTGTTGGAGAAAATGAAGCAATTGGAGCACGCGAACCGTTGAACGGGCATGTGCAGAAAGACGTCAGTATTCAGGGATGCCCCGTGCAACGGGGGCCATCCCGAAAACTGGCGTTTTTTTCTTGTTCCCGCACAAGAAGCAGGGGCCGGGTGGAATGGATGAGCGACCGACAGCATTAAAGACGGAAACGTTCAATGTGCTCGGTTAACCCCTCTTCGAGCAGGATTTCCTTTTGCCGCCTGCCGAGCAGGTCAAAGTGTGGGTAGGGCTGTCGCCGGTGGATGTACTGCGGGTCCAATCCGTGATCCCTGCACCACTTCTCCAACCGATCCAGGTCGGCGCATCCCACCTTGGTCACAGTTGTGACGCCGGGGAAACGGGAATCGATCCAATAATGAGTCAGATAAGCCAGCTCGCCTTGAGCGACGCGTTTTTTCCATTCGGCCAGTTCCTGCCGTTTGATTCCGAAGGCCATAACATCAAGATCCTTTCCAATGCAGGTATTGTCCGGTTCTTATTGTAACATCTTATAGTCAGAATCGGTCTTTTGGGTTTGAGGTAAGCGCCAAACGATACAACATGCGAAACGTCAAACTTTTGCCTGCGGAAAGGAAGGTCATCATGGAACTGTTTATCCCTGTGCTCGTGCTTCTTGTGCTGATCGGCTTATCGAATATTTTAAACCGGTTCGTACCGTTTATCCCCGTTCCGCTGATCCAGATCGCGCTGGGCGTTGTCGTTGCTTTGCTACCCCACGGCGTGAAGCTTCCGCTTAGCCCGGAATTGTTTTTTGTGCTGTTCATAGCACCGCTGCTATATAACGATGGCAAACGCACGCCCAGGCACGAGTTGTGGAACCTGAGGGCTCCCATTCTGCTGCTGGCGTTAGGCCTGGTTTTTGTTACCGTTCTGGTTGCCGGATATGCGATTCATTGGTGGATTCCCAGCATTCCGTTACCGGCTGCTTTCGCGCTCGCCGCGATTCTGTCGCCCACGGACGCGGTTGCCGTCGGAGCGATGGCAGGCAGGGTTCATTTGCCGAAAAGCATACATAGGCTGCTGGAAGGCGAAGCCTTGATGAATGATGCTTCCGGTCTGGTCGCGTTCAAATTCGCCATCGCGGCCACGGTTACAGGCGTCTTTTCCCTGGCGGAAGCATCGGTCAGCTTTCTGATTATCTCGATTGGCGGACTGCTGCTCGGGGCGATTTTGTCGTTTTTGCTCATTCGCCTTGGCGTCTGGGTCCGCAGGCTTGGCATGGAGGACGTCACCGTCCATATGCTCCTGCAGATTCTAACGCCGTTCATCATTTATATGGTCACCGAGGAGCTGGGCGTTTCCGGTATTTTGGCCGTGGTGGCGGGAGGTATTATCCATGCGATTGAGCGGGACCGTACCGAATCCGTGCAGATCAAGATGCAGGTGGTATCGGCCAGTACGTGGTCGGTCATTCTGTACATTTTGAATGGTCTCGTCTTTGTCATTTTAGGGGTGCAGATGCCTGACGTATTGGGCAAAATTTTCTCGAGTGCCTCGTTCGACAACCTGCAGGTGCTCGGATACGTCGTTCTGATCTCGGTTCTGCTGCTGCTGCTGCGGTTCGCCTGGATTTATTTGTTCTGGCAAGGCAGCGACGCGCTGCTAGGCAAATCGTTTATTGGCAAACCAAAGGTGAAAGAGACAAGCATCATCACATTGTCCGGGGTGCGCGGGGCCGTTACGCTGGCAGGAGCGTTCTCCATTCCGTATGTTCTTCAGGACGGTTCTCCTTTTCCGGAAAGGGATCTGATCATCTTTTTGGCGGCGGGTGTCATTTTGTTCACGTTGATTGCCGGCAGTGCCTTGCTTCCTGTATTAGCCAAAAAGGATGAATCCGTCGGCGAGGAAACTCCTCAGAAGACGGAGCGCAAAGCGCGGAACATGATGCTCAAGGCCGCCATACGCGCCGTCAAGTCGGAGATGACCGACGACAACAAGGCTGCTGCCCTTGCTGTGGTTTCCGACCTTTCCAAAACCATTCGCCAAGCATCCGGCTTGGATGCACGGAAACAGAAGGAATTTTTGAAACAAGAGGCGGATATCAGCCTGATCGGCACCCGGGCAGAGCGCAAAGAAATCGAAAGCATGATGGATGAACAAGTCATCTCATCCGATGCGGCGTTCAAATGCAATAGTTGGCTGGACAAAAAGGAAATGATGCTCTCCAGCCGCACGAATGCACAGATGATGTATTCGCTCGGCGAGATCGGGCGCATGTTCGGCCATCTGTTTGCCAACCGGGCGGGCAAACCGGATAAACCGTTTGCCATCGAAAATGCGGACCTGTATCGCCAGGTCAAATTGCGGAGCTCCGAAGCGGCGATCAAGGCTATCCGTTCACAGATGAACGACAGCAATCGCTCTGCGGCGTTATCTGTCATCGCTAAATACGAACGCCTCGTTGCGAAGCTAAGGTCATGGAACGAGGATGAGACGGAAGATCCGTTCGATCAGGAAAAGCTGCAGCTGCAAATGGTAGCCGTTCAGGAACAGCGCAATACCGTGCAGCAGCTGTACGAAAACGGCGAAATCAACCGGGACGTTGCGGCGAAGCTGCGCCGCTTCATCAACGATGTGGAGGCAACCGTTTTGAAGAATAGCTGAAACCGATAAATCCGATATTTTAAATCCGATTATGCTTCTGGTATAATCTCATCACAGCCGATCCTCGTCCAGGGATGCTGCGGGTGCCTGATTCATCCGGTTTGATAGATGGGTACCTACATATCAATTTCAATAAAGGAGATGCGTGAGACATGACAGAACAACAGACACGTCTGGGTAAGAGCGAGCTGGTGGTTAATCCCATCGGGCTGGGGGCAAATGCGGTCGGAGGCCACAATATTTATCCGAATTTGCTCAATGACGAAACGGGCAAGGATGTCGTTCGCACGGCACTGGAACAAGGCATTAACTTTATTGATACGGCCTTTATTTATGGACCTGAACATTCGGAGCGCTTGATCGGCGAAGTGTTGAAGGAAACCGGAAAGCGTCAGCAGGCGGTCATCGCCACCAAAGCTGCGCATAAATTCGTGGACGGCAGCATCGTTCTCGACAATTCCCCCGCCTTTTTGAAAGCTTCAGTGGATGAAGCGCTGAAACGGCTGCAAACGGATTACATCGATCTGTTTTACATCCATTTTCCGGATGAACACACACCGAAAGATGAAGCAGTCGGAGCATTGGCCCGATTGAAAGAAGAAGGAAAAATCCGGGCGATCGGTGTTTCGAACTTCTCGATCGACCAGCTGCGCGAAGCGAACCGTGACGGTTACGTCGATGTGCTGCAATCGGAATATAACCTGTTCAAACGGGAGGTGGAGAAAGAAATTCTCCCGTATACGACGGAGCAGCATATTTCATTCGTTCCGTATTTCCCGCTGGCTGCCGGGCTTCTTGGCGGCAAATACACCAAAGATACGACATTCAAGGACGGCCGGGCCAAAAATCCGCTGTTTACCGGGGAAGCTTATATTCGAAATCTGGGCAAGGTGGACCAGCTTCGGAGCATCGCCCAGTCCAAAAACGTGGAGGTCGCGCATCTGGTGCTTGCCTGGTACCTTACCCAACCATCCATTGATGCATTGATTCCGGGCGCCAAAAAGCCGGAACAAGTCGTATCCAATCTGAAAACCTTGGAAGTTCGGTTGTCCGCCGAGGAAATTGCGGTGATTGATCAGATTTTCCGTTAATTTAGAAGCTGCAAGGAGACTGCAGGCACTTGTTTCGCCCTGGTCTCATAGTTCCGCGAATTCGGGAAATGCTAACAGGGAGTTTACGTTTGAACATAAAGTGAGGACAACGACATGAACCTGAAGGCAGCCCGAATGATCGGACTTGTCATGATTTTGCTGTTAAGCAGCAGTACAGCGCAGGCTTCGCCGGTAAAGAAAAACCGCGATTACTACGAGCAGCGCGGCGAGATCGTGTGGGAAGTGCCGACTCAGGGCAAATTGATTGCGCTGACGTTCGACGATGGTCCGGACCCGGTCCAGACTCCGCAGATTTTGGCTTTGCTGAAACGGTATGATGCCAAGGCGACGTTTTTTGTGCTCGGAAAATGGGCGGAAAAGTATCCTGAGCTGATCGTGCAGGAGCAGCGTGAGGGCCATGAGGTGGCCAATCACACATTTAACCACATGTATTCCAACAGATCGACCGGTGCAAGCAAGGTGCTGCGCGAGATGGATGAGGCGGAGAAATCCATTATCGAGGCCGGAGCCGAGCGTCCCGTCTTGTTTAGGCCCCCTGGCGGATTTTACAATGATACGCTGGTGCAAATGGCGAAACAGAAAGGGTACACCATTGTGCTCTGGTCCTGGCATCAGGATACGCGGGACTGGGCATCGCCAGGGGTGGGGCGTATTACCAAAAAGGTGCTGACCAATGCCCGTAACGGGGATATCGTTCTTTTTCACGATAAGGTTGAAGGCAAGTCCCACACGATCGCTGCCCTGGAGCAAATTTTACCTGTCTTGCAAAAGCGGGGATACCGGTTCGTCACGGTCTCCGAGCTGCTCGCCCTGAAAGCAAGGGAAGCTGCGAACGATGACGTTTCGGCGAAGCATCACCGTCCATAAGCATGACAAAGCCGCAGACTCCCGAAAGGGTGCAGTCTGCGGTTTTGTGTTTTTCACAGCAAGCATTCTCCCTTGGCAAAGGCGGGCTGGAAGCTCTACAATAAATGCAGCGCGACGAATGATGTTCTTCATGCATGAACAAATAACGGAAGGAGAGAACGGCATATGAATGGACAACAACGGGCAAACATCAGACCAGGACTTGAGGTGGATATCGTCCTGAAAGAGGATCAGCGGTCCGGCAAATTGACGAGGGGCATCGTCAAGGACTTGTTGACCAACTCCCCCACACACCCTCACGGCATCAAGGTACGTTTGACGAATGGGCAAGTGGGAAGAGTGAAACAAATCATCACGGGTTCACCCGAATGAGCGATGGCGAGATGCGACCGGACTTGACGAGTGCGGCAGGCGTCATGACCCATCTTGCATCAGGCAATGAAAGACAGCGATCCGCTTATCGGGCACTGAAGCAGAGCGGGTTGATGGAGCGGTTGGCGGCGTACCATCCATATCCCGCGGGAACCGTGCCCATCGATATCGATGTGCCGGGCAGCGATATCGATCTCTTGTGCGAAGCCGAGGATCTGGAGCGGTTCAGAGCTGTGGTGCATCAAGCGTTGGGAGAGATGGAAGGCTTCCAATGTACCCTAATAACCCGAGAAACGGGAGTGTCGCCTTACGTCGTCTGCAGCGTGTCTACAGGAGGCTGGCCTGTGGAAATATTCGCCCAATCCATGCCGGTCCGGCAGCAAAATGCCTACAGGCACATGCTGGTCGAATGGGCGTTGCTGACGCATTGGGGACGTGAAGGGCATAAGGAGATACGCAGACTGAAAAATAAAGGAATGAAGACGGAACCGGCATTTGCATATGCGTTGGGATTGAATGGGGATCCCTATGCTGAATTGCTGAATCTGGCGGACAAGAGTGATGAAGAACTGGCTGATCTTGTTCGTTCACGACCAGTTACATCAGAAAAATCGCAACTACCGTTGTGACGATCAATCCCAGCAGCACCGGCTTCAGATTGCGTCGGGCCAGCTCGAACGGGCTAACCCCGCAGATCGCCGCGGCCGGAATTAACGCCCACGGAATCAGCGTACCGCCACCGACCCAGATGGCGGCAATCTGGCCGAGCGCAGTCAGGGTTGGGGCTGCATCCGCCGTTCCGGCAAACATCGATGCCACGGAACCAACCAGCGATATGCCCGAAAACCCCGATCCATCCATGCCGGTGATCGCCCCGGTCAACGTTAGCGTCACTGCGCCCACCGTATGGTTTAATGGCACAAGGCCCGCAAGGGCTACCCCCAAATCGTTTACGATGCCGTGCGATCCGTCCGGAAGCGGACTGCTGAACAATTCGTTGATGGCGGCATCTCCGAGGTAGAAAAAAGCCGCTATGGGAATGACCGGCCCGAACACCTTGAACCCGAATTGAAACCCCTCGATCAAATACTCCGTGGTCTGCTCGGGTCCTTCGTGACGATGCGCCGCGAGGGTTACCGCGATCAAAATGAGGATCGCCGTGCCGCCGATCAGCGCCGTGGCATCTCCCCCCTGCAGCTTCAGCACAAACATGAGCACAACATCGACCGCAAACAACAAAGGAATGCCAATGGCAAATACGTGCCGAAGCCGCGAAGGTAAAGGGCGGACGCCGGCATTCGCTTCGTTCGTTGGAGCTTCCTGCGTCGGCGTGTCCGTTACGGCTTCCGGCGAAGAGGACGGGAGAAGGTTGCCCGTTCCTTGGTTTGAACGCATCTCCCGCTGAAGCATCCAGAACGCAGTGAGCGTGGAGACGGTGCCCATAACGATGACCAGGGGCAGGCTCGCAGACATGACGGAAGTTACGGATAATCCGGCTGCATCTGCGGTCAGCTTGGGCGCGCCTTGAATGATGAAATCTCCCGACAAAGCGATGCCGTGCCCGAACAGATTCATGGCGACGGCCGCGCCGATAGGCGGCAGGCCGACCCGGACCGCGACAGGAAGCAACACGGCTCCCACCAGCGCCACTGCCGGAGACGGCCAGAAGAACAGGGATACCGTCATCATGATGAGCCCGATGCCCCAATACGCAACCTGAGGCGATCGGATAAACCGGGTGAGCGGCGCAACCATCGTCTCGTTGATGCCTGTTCGGATCAGTACCCGGCTCATAGCCACGATGATCGAGATGATGAATATGGTGCTGAGCAGCTCTTTGGCCGCATAAACAAAGCTGTTGAAAATGCCGGTAACCGACCCGCTTAATGTTTCGGTCGCAAGGATTCCGATCGTCATTACTCCGGCCACGCAGATGATCGTTGTATCCCTGCGGCGAATCATGACGGCCATGATCAGGACGATAAAAGCAAGATATACATAATGCAACGAAGTGAGCTGTATATGCATGCTGCAGGCCACCCTTCTTCTTGAAAGTCAACGTATCATATGCTTGGGTGGGCGCTCAGGTGTACGTGCCGAACTACGAATTGTACAACTCTGCTCATGACTGCCGAAGACAAGGGATTGCGTGACCTTGCCTGTTTTCTGCCCTAACCGAAGGGTTGAAGGATTTTTTTTACAAATGGAGAACTATCTATGTAAACCGCAAAAAAACATACACACGTCAACGGAGAGGCAGAACCAATCTGGAGAAGCGAAGCGTTCGCTGAAAGCTTTCTGAAAGAAAGCTGCATCGGAAGCATAGGCTTATCACCGGATTTTCCCCTTAGAAAAGGGGAATCAAAAAATCTGGGGATAACAGCGATCGGAAGATGGTACTGCACTCGCAGTGCCTTGTGTGATTGTTAGTGCGGTAAAGAGAAAGTCGACTTTCGAAGCAACACGAGGCGGCAAAGCGATTCGAAAGGAAAGTCACCATAATGTTCAGAAACAGGTCACGGAATGACATAGACAATGAACAATGACCGTGATTACAATGAAACATGCCATAAAAGGAAGGAAATTGCAGATGCCGTACATTCGAGGTTGACATGCCCTGCGTACAGGCACTTTTGATAACGCTTTCGAAAAGGGCGGGAGACGATGAATTTTATCCGTTCATTACGCTTCAAATTCATAGTTGGATTGACGCTGATCATGCTTCCGCTATTTTTGCTGATGTATTACAACAACGTGTATGCCATGAATGTGGTCAGGGATCAAGTGTCTCTTACCAACATGAACCATCTGGCAAAGAGCGTGGAGCAGAATGAACGCGTGCTGCAGGAAACCAACCGTTATTTATACAGTCTGGGTGAACGCGATCCCGACATCATTTCATTGTTCTTCCTGAAATACGGCAGCGGCGATTACATTATCGCGAAGCAGCGGATCATGAACAAATTTATGACCGATCTCGGATTCTACAGCTTGATCGATTCTTTTTTTCTGTATGACGCCGTGAACGACGACCTGCTGCTCGCCACATCGGGCAATTATGATGTCAAAATGTCGCTGGTCCGCGAAAACATGCCTGCGCAAATGCAGCAGTTCGAAGGTGAAATTCAGCAGCCGGAGTGGGATATCGTGCAAGGACCGACATGGAATGCGCTCGCGAAGACGGTCCGGATCAATCAGCAGTTTTACGCCGGAGCGCTTGTGGATATGAACGCGCTGAATCATCCCGAACAGTTCACGGAAGCGGGAGGGCGGGGTGGCGCCGTCATTGTGGGCGAGGACGGGAAGGCCCTCTCGGATTCCGCCCTGAAAGAGGGTCAGATCCGTCTCGCGGCCGCGCACCTGTCCGGCCTGCAGAGTCCGTATCAGGTTATCTCGGAGGATACGTCCGCGGGAGAGACCAAGCAATATCTTATGTTGGGCATCCCTTCGGCGATGTCGGACATGAACTACATTGTGCTTCTGCCCGAAGAGGACATGATGCGCAACCTTCCGTTTTTTCAACGGATCATTCGCCTGCTGCCCCTGGGGGCGGCAATCATTCTGGTCACTGCGCTCGTGTTTATGCGCCAGCTCCTGTTCCGGCCGATCCACATGCTGATTCGCGCCATGCGGCGGGTGAGCCAGGGGGAGCTTGAAGTCCGGCTTCCGACTCCCTCCTCGTCCGAATTAGCCTTCGTGACGAGCAGCTTCAATCAAATGACGAGCCAGATCCAGCATTTGAAGATCGATGTATATGAGGAGCAGCTGCGAACGAGGGAGGCGGAGTTCAAACAGCTGCAGATGCAGATCAATCCTCATTTTTATCTAAACTCGCTTAATATCATTCACAGTCTGGCCTCGCTGCAGAAGCATGAACTGGTGCAGCAGATGGCAGGACATCTTGCGGATTATTTCCGATTCAGCCTGCGTGCGGGCAAACGCGAAATCCGGCTTGGCGAAGAGATGGAGCATATCCGGCACTACCTGGAAATCCAGAAGCTGCGCTTTCCGAATCGCTTGAACTACGTGCTCGACATTGACCCGGCCATCTCGCAGTACGTTCTCCCTCCTTTGACGCTGCAGCCTTTTGTCGAAAATGCCATTATCCATGGCTTTCAGCGGCGATCAGAGCCATTTGTCATTGAAATCGAAGCCAAATGGGCGCCTCAAGAGGACGGCGGGGCTTCCGTTGCAGCCGGAACGCCTCCCGCCCGCGGCATGCTTGAGCTGTGTGTCAGGGACAACGGCGTCGGCTTTGACCCGGAGCTGTTGGACCGGTTGCAGCAAGGACAATATGCAGAAAATCCGGATGGACAGCACATTGGCATCTGGAACGTTGCCCACCGTTTGCTTGTAAAGCACGGCGATCAGGCCGGCATTTCATTTAGCAATCAGCCCGCAGGAGGGGCGGCTGTCGTCATTCGATTGCCCGCCCAGACCGAAGAGAAAGAAGGAGGAAACTATGCGCAACCTGTTGATCGTGGATGATGAAGTGTACGCGCTGCAGGCCATGATGGAAGGCATCGACTGGAGCAGAGCCGGAATAGACCGGGTGTTCGGCGCAGGTGATGCCGAGGAAGCCAGAATGATTCTGAAAAGCCATGCCATCGATATCATGGTCTGCGATATTGAAATGCCTGGCGAAACGGGACTTGACCTGCAAAGCTGGGTATTGAAACATGATCCGGGCATGCTGACGATTTTTCTCACAGGGCATGCGCTGTTCGACTACGCCCAGACGGCCATCAAGTTGAACAGTTTCGATTATGTGCTGAAGCCTGCACCGGCCGATCAGCTGCTGAAGACCGTTTCCCGGGCGGTGGAAAAAATCCGGGCAGGCGAGCAGAGCAAACATACCAATGAAATCTATGAAACGGCGTATAAACGCTGGCAGGCTCATAAACCGCTATTGACCGAACGATTCTGGAAGGATGCCGTTTCGCAGCGCGCCGCGTTGACGACAAAGCGACTGGAAGAATTGGCTGAGGTTTACGGAGCGGAGATCGATCCCCATGCCCGCGTGCTGCCTATTGTGATTTCGGTAGAGGAGTGGGTGCGCGAGTTCAATCTGCGCGATGAAGAAGTGCTGGAATACGCTTTGCGCAATGCGGCCCGGGAGATGCTGCTCGGAGTACGTCCGGGAGAGGTATTTCAGGATCACGGCGGATTAAACGTCGTTCTCGCCTATGAGCAGGACGGCATCGTTCCTCTGGCGGAAGACATTGAGAAAGACTGCCAGCTGTATATTCAGGAATGCGGCAGCTACTTCTATTGCAGGCTTTCTTGTTATGTTGGCGCCCCTGTGGCCGTGACGGAGCTGCAGGGCATGTTAAACGAATTGATGGACATGGAGCGGCGCAATATCCGGGAGCTCGAAGGGGTTTTTACGTATGACAGGAAAGCCCGCCAAACGGAGGATCGTTTTTTGCCGATCCCTTGGCTCCCGGAACTGTCGATCCTGTTCGAAACGGGCAAAGTCGCGGATTTGCGCACGCGCGTGGATGAAATCTTTGAGCTGCTGGAAACCGAGGAGCATCTGTCGCCGGAAATGCTGAGGCTCTACTACCATGCGATGCTGCATATGGTTTATCCGCTGCTGCACCAGAAAAACGTGTCCGTGCGCAGCTTGTACGGGGATGAGCGGGAACCGGAAGAAGGCGTCGTGACGCGTTCGTTGCCCCAATTGAAGCAGTGGACGTCTGATTTGATCGATCGCGTCATTCCCGTGTTATATCCGGATGACCAGAACCCGATGACGGTGGTGGACCAATTGTGCGTATATATTGAGAATCATATCGGCGAGGAACTCATGAGAGAGGAACTGGCTGCCTTCGCTGGATTCAATCCCGCATATCTCTCCCGCCTTTTCCGCAAGGAAAAGGGAATGTCGCTCTCCGAATTCATCCTGCAGCGCAGGGTGGATATGGCCAAAACGCTGCTTTCCCAATCCACGGTCAAAGTAACGGATATCGCGGGCAAGGTGGGGTATTACAACTACTCGCATTTCACAAAAATGTTCAAGAAGTGCACAGGCATCACCCCGCAGGAGTTCCGGAAACAGTCCCGCACCGTATAAACACTGACGCAGCATGCTGCGTCTTTTGTTTTTGCGGCAAAGTCATAATTTGACCATGAATTGGTAACCACAGCAGATATAGCAGCGACGCTTGCCCGCCGTATACTTGAACCACAGGAGAACCATCCGATGTTCGATCCTGAGGAATTCAAGAGGAGTGAGGGAGACGAAGCCATGATGACACAACCCCGGGCGGGCAAACGAGCCGGAATTTCGGAAGTCCCCGAGAGGACCACTCGGAAACGAAAGTCTGTTTGGTACAACCTCGGAAAATACAAAGTGCTGTACCTGATGTTTTTGCCAGGTGTCCTGTTTCTGCTGGTCAACAACTATATGCCGATGTTCGGCGTGCTGATCGCCTTCAAAAACGTAAATTATGCCGACGGCATATGGGGCAGCCCGTGGAGCGGCTGGGACAATTTCAAATATTTGTTCTCCACCAGCGATGCTTGGGAAATTACCCGCAATACGCTTGCTTATAACACGGTTTTTATATTGCTTAATCTGGTTGTCGGCGTAGGCTTGGCCATACTGCTGAACGAAGTAAAGAACAAGGGCATGTCGAAACTGTATCAATCGCTGATGCTGCTGCCCTACTTTTTATCGATGATCGTGGTAAGTTACCTGGTGCTAGCCTTTCTCGGAAAGGATTCCGGGTTTATGAACTCGACCATTCTGCCCCTGTTCGGCGGGGAGCCTGTAGATTGGTATTCGGAGACGAAGTATTGGCCCTACATTTTGCCGCTGGTGAACACGTGGAAAAACATCGGGTACTACGCGGTGATTTACCTGGCAGCGGTCGTCGGCATCGATGAAGAGTATTACGAAGCGGCCGTGCTGGACGGTGCGAACAAATGGCAGCAAATCCGTTCGATTACGATTCCGTTTCTCGTGCCGCTCATCATCATTATGACCCTGCTGCAGATCGGCCGCATTTTCTACGCGGATTTCAGTCTGTTCTATCAGGTTCCGCTCGAGTCGGGCGCATTGTTCCCGGTCACCAACGTATTGGATACCTATGTGTACCGC contains the following coding sequences:
- a CDS encoding helix-turn-helix domain-containing protein, producing the protein MRNLLIVDDEVYALQAMMEGIDWSRAGIDRVFGAGDAEEARMILKSHAIDIMVCDIEMPGETGLDLQSWVLKHDPGMLTIFLTGHALFDYAQTAIKLNSFDYVLKPAPADQLLKTVSRAVEKIRAGEQSKHTNEIYETAYKRWQAHKPLLTERFWKDAVSQRAALTTKRLEELAEVYGAEIDPHARVLPIVISVEEWVREFNLRDEEVLEYALRNAAREMLLGVRPGEVFQDHGGLNVVLAYEQDGIVPLAEDIEKDCQLYIQECGSYFYCRLSCYVGAPVAVTELQGMLNELMDMERRNIRELEGVFTYDRKARQTEDRFLPIPWLPELSILFETGKVADLRTRVDEIFELLETEEHLSPEMLRLYYHAMLHMVYPLLHQKNVSVRSLYGDEREPEEGVVTRSLPQLKQWTSDLIDRVIPVLYPDDQNPMTVVDQLCVYIENHIGEELMREELAAFAGFNPAYLSRLFRKEKGMSLSEFILQRRVDMAKTLLSQSTVKVTDIAGKVGYYNYSHFTKMFKKCTGITPQEFRKQSRTV
- a CDS encoding ABC transporter permease subunit; translation: MMTQPRAGKRAGISEVPERTTRKRKSVWYNLGKYKVLYLMFLPGVLFLLVNNYMPMFGVLIAFKNVNYADGIWGSPWSGWDNFKYLFSTSDAWEITRNTLAYNTVFILLNLVVGVGLAILLNEVKNKGMSKLYQSLMLLPYFLSMIVVSYLVLAFLGKDSGFMNSTILPLFGGEPVDWYSETKYWPYILPLVNTWKNIGYYAVIYLAAVVGIDEEYYEAAVLDGANKWQQIRSITIPFLVPLIIIMTLLQIGRIFYADFSLFYQVPLESGALFPVTNVLDTYVYRTFLIGGDIGMSSAAGLYQAIVGFVLVLISNSIVRKIDKDNALF
- a CDS encoding sensor histidine kinase, which translates into the protein MNFIRSLRFKFIVGLTLIMLPLFLLMYYNNVYAMNVVRDQVSLTNMNHLAKSVEQNERVLQETNRYLYSLGERDPDIISLFFLKYGSGDYIIAKQRIMNKFMTDLGFYSLIDSFFLYDAVNDDLLLATSGNYDVKMSLVRENMPAQMQQFEGEIQQPEWDIVQGPTWNALAKTVRINQQFYAGALVDMNALNHPEQFTEAGGRGGAVIVGEDGKALSDSALKEGQIRLAAAHLSGLQSPYQVISEDTSAGETKQYLMLGIPSAMSDMNYIVLLPEEDMMRNLPFFQRIIRLLPLGAAIILVTALVFMRQLLFRPIHMLIRAMRRVSQGELEVRLPTPSSSELAFVTSSFNQMTSQIQHLKIDVYEEQLRTREAEFKQLQMQINPHFYLNSLNIIHSLASLQKHELVQQMAGHLADYFRFSLRAGKREIRLGEEMEHIRHYLEIQKLRFPNRLNYVLDIDPAISQYVLPPLTLQPFVENAIIHGFQRRSEPFVIEIEAKWAPQEDGGASVAAGTPPARGMLELCVRDNGVGFDPELLDRLQQGQYAENPDGQHIGIWNVAHRLLVKHGDQAGISFSNQPAGGAAVVIRLPAQTEEKEGGNYAQPVDRG